The Candidatus Bathyarchaeota archaeon genome contains a region encoding:
- a CDS encoding archaeosortase/exosortase family protein: MRSLIIKCVEKVKESHRYIFSILLILVTIFVIYGRDLQILANEALNNDAYTHILLVPFFVGFLFYLKRNVVKASVELERSRRRGKFELVDELIGIILCLIAFLIYWYGSHTFYSLEYHIFSIPVFVMGVTLIIFNLKTALILLFPIFFLFFLVPPPMELLYSAGGLVANFETQAAYLTLKSLGLPVQLSSTYGPPIIQLLTTSTGESTHFAVDLPCSGVYSLMAFIMFATFLAFIVKASILRKLLIFPIGFFIFEVLNIARITAIVTIAYFLGEEIAMAFFHSVAGLILIFVGMLLILVIAERIVKVKLSAKPQRVQCPKCEENLKNNEVFCVNCGNFLNFLHNRVSSKTLAKILLLLLGCTLLTLIVNAPAFAIAKDSISIRPGGTFQNSTRILPEMEGYRLSFLYRDVNYEKMASQDAALVYAYFPTNYSKPTLFVSINVANSLSNLHSWEACLITWQTAHGRYPLVNVLNSEDTQLLEDPPITARYLAFRTPQNYTQLTLYWFERAPFDTGITIEQKYVRISLIIIVYGKQLNYGELKSELLGFGRNIASYWEPLKTGSLVSLGVSAIQLLLIFLTFFAFFIKSSQYIYETRRKRRNLKIFKGFASKEDKLILEVVSNLAKEKKGVETGQIARALRKRGKFIKMSVLVDKLKVLEEYGLIRREIASVGNNPKLVWKICSY; the protein is encoded by the coding sequence ATGAGAAGTCTCATTATCAAATGTGTTGAGAAAGTTAAAGAAAGCCATCGTTATATTTTTTCAATACTCCTAATACTCGTAACAATCTTTGTTATTTATGGACGTGACCTCCAAATATTAGCTAATGAGGCGTTAAACAACGATGCATATACCCATATTCTCCTAGTTCCATTCTTTGTCGGTTTTCTTTTCTACTTGAAGAGAAACGTGGTTAAGGCTTCCGTTGAGTTGGAAAGAAGCCGGAGAAGAGGGAAATTTGAGCTTGTTGACGAACTTATTGGGATTATTCTTTGCCTAATCGCCTTCCTCATTTACTGGTATGGTTCTCATACTTTTTATTCGCTTGAATACCACATTTTCTCAATACCCGTATTCGTTATGGGAGTTACTCTTATAATCTTCAACTTGAAAACCGCTTTGATCCTTCTGTTTCCAATTTTCTTCCTTTTCTTTCTGGTGCCGCCTCCCATGGAACTGCTTTATTCCGCTGGAGGCCTTGTGGCAAATTTCGAAACTCAAGCTGCATATTTGACGCTGAAAAGCTTGGGTTTACCAGTTCAGTTATCCTCCACCTATGGGCCGCCCATAATTCAGCTTTTAACAACCTCAACAGGTGAATCTACGCACTTTGCTGTAGACTTACCCTGTTCAGGAGTATACTCGTTGATGGCATTTATTATGTTTGCAACATTTTTAGCGTTTATAGTTAAGGCTTCTATTTTGAGAAAACTGTTAATCTTTCCAATCGGCTTCTTCATATTTGAGGTTTTAAACATAGCGAGAATAACGGCCATCGTTACGATTGCCTATTTCCTCGGCGAAGAAATTGCCATGGCGTTTTTCCATTCCGTTGCGGGGTTAATCTTGATATTTGTTGGTATGCTACTTATCCTAGTAATTGCGGAGAGAATAGTAAAGGTTAAATTGTCTGCTAAACCGCAACGGGTTCAATGTCCAAAATGCGAGGAAAACCTTAAAAACAATGAAGTTTTCTGTGTGAACTGTGGAAATTTTCTGAATTTTCTCCATAATAGGGTTTCATCGAAAACTCTAGCGAAAATTTTGCTTTTGCTTTTAGGTTGCACTCTTCTAACTTTAATTGTTAATGCCCCAGCATTCGCTATTGCTAAGGATTCGATTTCAATTAGACCAGGTGGAACATTTCAGAATTCTACGAGGATCCTTCCGGAAATGGAAGGTTATAGGCTGAGTTTCCTTTACAGGGATGTAAACTATGAAAAGATGGCTAGTCAAGACGCTGCGCTAGTATACGCGTATTTTCCAACGAATTATTCTAAGCCAACACTTTTCGTTTCAATTAATGTTGCAAATAGCCTTTCGAACCTTCACAGTTGGGAAGCGTGTTTAATAACGTGGCAAACGGCTCATGGACGTTACCCTCTAGTTAACGTGTTGAATTCTGAGGATACGCAGCTTTTAGAAGATCCTCCGATAACTGCACGTTACTTGGCCTTTAGAACCCCGCAAAACTATACGCAACTCACCCTCTATTGGTTTGAAAGAGCCCCATTTGACACGGGAATAACAATTGAACAAAAATACGTTAGGATAAGTTTAATAATCATAGTCTATGGAAAACAGCTAAATTACGGAGAGCTTAAAAGTGAGCTTTTAGGTTTCGGAAGGAATATAGCCTCTTATTGGGAGCCTCTAAAGACTGGATCTTTAGTTTCATTGGGTGTTTCAGCAATACAATTATTATTAATTTTCTTAACGTTTTTTGCCTTCTTTATAAAGTCTTCTCAATACATTTATGAAACTAGGAGAAAACGAAGAAATTTAAAAATCTTCAAGGGATTCGCCTCAAAAGAAGATAAACTGATCCTTGAGGTGGTATCAAATTTAGCTAAAGAAAAGAAAGGCGTAGAAACCGGCCAGATAGCACGTGCCCTTAGGAAAAGGGGAAAATTCATAAAAATGAGTGTGTTAGTCGATAAGTTGAAAGTTTTAGAGGAATATGGTCTCATCAGAAGGGAAATAGCGTCTGTTGGCAATAATCCGAAGCTCGTATGGAAAATCTGTTCATATTAG